The Frankiales bacterium genome window below encodes:
- a CDS encoding DNA-binding response regulator, protein MSTLLLLTNALLPSSEVLPALGLLSHQVRVLPAEGTALLDAPQCDAILVDGRRDLPQVRSFTRLLRTTGVDVPVLLITTEGALIGVNAEWGVDDVVLETAGPAEVDARLRLAIGRLARATDDGVPDEIRSGEVSIDEATYTARVRGRVLDLTYKEFELLKFLAQHPGRVFSRAQLLQEVWGYDYFGGTRTVDVHVRRLRAKLGAEHEALIGTVRNVGYRFVVTPPRSDETVPAQVPVG, encoded by the coding sequence GTGTCGACGCTCCTGCTCCTCACCAACGCCTTGCTGCCGTCCTCCGAGGTGCTGCCCGCGCTCGGTCTGCTGTCCCACCAGGTGCGCGTGCTGCCCGCCGAGGGCACGGCGCTGCTCGACGCCCCGCAGTGCGACGCGATCCTGGTCGACGGCCGCCGCGACCTGCCCCAGGTGCGGTCGTTCACCCGCCTGCTGCGCACCACGGGCGTCGACGTCCCCGTGCTGCTCATCACCACCGAGGGCGCGCTCATCGGCGTCAACGCGGAGTGGGGCGTCGACGACGTCGTGCTCGAGACGGCCGGCCCGGCGGAGGTCGACGCGCGACTGCGGCTGGCGATCGGCCGCCTCGCGCGCGCCACCGACGACGGCGTCCCGGACGAGATCCGCTCCGGCGAGGTGAGCATCGACGAGGCGACCTACACCGCCCGGGTCCGCGGCCGGGTCCTCGACCTCACCTACAAGGAGTTCGAGCTCCTCAAGTTCCTCGCCCAGCACCCCGGCCGGGTGTTCTCGCGGGCCCAGCTGCTCCAGGAGGTCTGGGGCTACGACTACTTCGGCGGCACCCGCACGGTCGACGTCCACGTCCGTCGCCTGCGCGCCAAGCTCGGCGCCGAGCACGAGGCGCTCATCGGCACGGTCCGCAACGTCGGCTACCGGTTCGTCGTCACGCCACCGCGCAGCGACGAGACGGTGCCCGCTCAGGTACCGGTCGGCTAG
- a CDS encoding DUF4395 family protein, producing MTTLDTRPTPVRADGQVDARGPRFAAVVTTLVLALVLVTLGSTLSLVLLAAQTAVFALGALVGLSAQPYGAFFRAVVRPRLAPPTRFEDATPPRFAQAVGLGFALVGLVALLAGVAVVAYAAVGLALAAAFLNAAFDFCLGCEMYLLGRRLLGARSASA from the coding sequence GTGACCACGCTCGACACCCGTCCCACCCCCGTCCGCGCCGACGGCCAGGTCGACGCGCGCGGACCGCGCTTCGCCGCGGTCGTCACGACCCTCGTGCTCGCGCTCGTGCTCGTGACCCTCGGCTCGACGCTCTCGCTCGTCCTGCTCGCCGCCCAGACCGCCGTGTTCGCCCTCGGGGCGCTCGTCGGGCTCTCGGCGCAGCCCTACGGCGCCTTCTTCCGCGCCGTGGTGCGCCCCCGCCTCGCGCCGCCCACCCGGTTCGAGGACGCCACGCCCCCGCGCTTCGCCCAGGCGGTGGGCCTCGGCTTCGCCCTCGTCGGCCTCGTCGCGCTGCTCGCCGGCGTCGCCGTCGTCGCCTACGCCGCCGTCGGCCTCGCGCTGGCCGCGGCGTTCCTCAACGCCGCGTTCGACTTCTGCCTCGGCTGCGAGATGTACCTCCTGGGCCGCCGCCTCCTCGGCGCGCGCTCGGCCTCGGCCTGA
- a CDS encoding DUF1416 domain-containing protein produces the protein MCSATAGGLSLDGVDVAKETVIQGTVLRDGQPVAGAYVRLLDRSGEFTAEVPTSATGQFRFFAAPGSWTLRTLAPGATVDRSVAAALGHVVEVEVSV, from the coding sequence ATGTGCTCGGCCACCGCCGGCGGCCTGTCGCTCGACGGCGTCGACGTCGCCAAGGAGACCGTGATCCAGGGCACCGTGCTGCGCGACGGCCAGCCCGTCGCCGGCGCCTACGTGCGGCTGCTCGACCGCAGCGGCGAGTTCACCGCCGAGGTGCCCACCAGCGCCACCGGCCAGTTCCGCTTCTTCGCGGCCCCGGGGTCGTGGACGCTGCGCACCCTCGCGCCGGGCGCCACCGTCGACCGCTCGGTGGCCGCCGCCCTCGGGCACGTCGTCGAGGTCGAGGTGTCGGTCTGA
- a CDS encoding sulfur reduction protein DsrE has protein sequence MARSLVVKATCGAEAPERLSQALTVAATAASAGVAVSLWLTGDAVWLAVAGREPELGLEHAAPAADLLRTVLGSGRVSVCTQCAARRGVRPDDLVDGAVIAGSATFVQECLAEDAQALVY, from the coding sequence GTGGCCCGTTCCCTCGTCGTGAAGGCGACCTGCGGCGCCGAGGCGCCCGAGCGGCTCTCGCAGGCGCTCACGGTCGCGGCCACGGCCGCCTCCGCCGGCGTCGCCGTGTCGCTGTGGCTCACCGGCGACGCCGTGTGGCTCGCCGTCGCGGGACGCGAGCCCGAGCTCGGGCTCGAGCACGCGGCCCCGGCCGCGGACCTGCTGCGCACCGTCCTGGGCTCGGGCCGGGTGTCCGTGTGCACGCAGTGCGCGGCGCGCCGCGGCGTTCGGCCCGACGACCTCGTCGACGGCGCCGTGATCGCCGGGTCGGCGACGTTCGTGCAGGAGTGCCTGGCCGAGGACGCGCAGGCGCTCGTGTACTGA
- a CDS encoding RNA degradosome polyphosphate kinase, translating to MTTEVSAGDATSTEPSAPPELPEDRFLDRELSWLAFNERVLELAEDESMPVLERAKFLAIFASNLDEFFMVRVAGLKRRIATGIAVRAASGLMPREVLEGIHGRSAELMGRHAQLFHSRILPLLEQEDIHLLRWDEASPAEREELSGFFREKVFPVLTPLAVDPAHPFPYISGLSLNLAVVVRNPATGTELFARVKVPPILERFVVVGHQRFVPLEDVIAAHLGELFPGMEVLQHHTFRVTRNEDLEVEEDDAENLLLALERELMRRRFGPPVRLEVVQTIDPHVLDLLVRELGISTGEVVRIPGLLDLTALWAIDRLPRDDLKLPAFLPRTSRELSEVETASPPDVLEAMRDHEVLLHHPYDSFSTSVQLFLEQAATDPKVLAIKQTLYRTSGDSPIVDALVAAAEEGKQVLAIVEIKARFDEQANIDWARKLEEAGCHVVYGLVGLKTHCKLSMVVRDDGDRLRRYVHLGTGNYHPKTARLYEDVGLLTTDPDVGDDVARLFNVLSGYSMETEYNRLLVAPHSIRSGLVERIEREVEHHDAGRPARVRIKCNSIVDEATIDALYRASAAGVPVDVWVRGICALRPGVPGLSENIRVRSVLGRFLEHSRVFEFANGGEPEVWIGSADLMHRNLDRRIEVLVRLGSTAHARTLSELFDLAFDPGTSTWHLGSDGTWTRVHRGEDGAALVDVQETLIARHGRRSSQVP from the coding sequence ATGACCACCGAGGTGTCCGCCGGGGACGCCACGTCCACGGAGCCCTCCGCGCCGCCGGAGCTCCCCGAGGACCGCTTCCTCGACCGGGAGCTGTCCTGGCTCGCCTTCAACGAGCGCGTGCTCGAGCTCGCCGAGGACGAGAGCATGCCGGTTCTCGAGCGCGCCAAGTTCCTGGCCATCTTCGCGAGCAACCTCGACGAGTTCTTCATGGTGCGCGTCGCCGGCCTCAAGCGCCGGATCGCCACCGGCATCGCGGTGCGGGCGGCCAGCGGGCTCATGCCCCGCGAGGTGCTCGAGGGCATCCACGGCCGCAGCGCCGAGCTCATGGGACGCCACGCGCAGCTGTTCCACTCGCGGATCCTGCCGCTGCTCGAGCAGGAGGACATCCACCTGCTGCGCTGGGACGAGGCCTCGCCGGCCGAGCGCGAGGAGCTCAGCGGCTTCTTCCGCGAGAAGGTCTTCCCGGTCCTCACGCCCCTGGCGGTGGACCCGGCGCACCCCTTCCCCTACATCAGCGGGCTCTCCCTCAACCTCGCCGTGGTGGTGCGCAACCCCGCGACCGGCACCGAGCTGTTCGCCCGCGTGAAGGTGCCGCCGATCCTCGAGCGCTTCGTCGTCGTCGGCCACCAGCGGTTCGTGCCGCTCGAGGACGTCATCGCCGCCCACCTCGGCGAGCTGTTCCCGGGCATGGAGGTGCTCCAGCACCACACCTTCCGGGTCACCCGCAACGAGGACCTCGAGGTGGAGGAGGACGACGCGGAGAACCTGCTGCTCGCCCTCGAGCGCGAGCTGATGCGCCGCAGGTTCGGGCCGCCCGTGCGGCTCGAGGTGGTGCAGACCATCGACCCGCACGTGCTCGACCTGCTCGTGCGCGAGCTCGGCATCAGCACCGGCGAGGTCGTGCGCATCCCCGGCCTGCTCGACCTCACGGCCCTGTGGGCGATCGACCGGCTCCCGCGCGACGACCTCAAGCTGCCGGCGTTCCTGCCGCGGACCAGCCGCGAGCTCTCCGAGGTGGAGACGGCCTCGCCGCCCGACGTGCTCGAGGCCATGCGCGACCACGAGGTGCTGCTGCACCACCCCTACGACTCGTTCTCCACGAGCGTCCAGCTCTTCCTCGAGCAGGCGGCCACCGACCCCAAGGTGCTGGCCATCAAGCAGACGCTCTACCGCACCAGCGGCGACTCCCCCATCGTCGACGCGCTCGTGGCCGCGGCCGAGGAGGGCAAGCAGGTCCTCGCGATCGTCGAGATCAAGGCGCGCTTCGACGAGCAGGCGAACATCGACTGGGCGCGCAAGCTCGAGGAGGCCGGCTGCCACGTCGTCTACGGCCTCGTGGGGCTCAAGACGCACTGCAAGCTGTCCATGGTCGTCCGCGACGACGGCGACCGGCTGCGCCGCTACGTCCACCTCGGCACCGGCAACTACCACCCCAAGACGGCCCGCCTCTACGAGGACGTCGGCCTGCTCACCACGGACCCGGACGTCGGCGACGACGTGGCCCGGCTGTTCAACGTGCTGTCCGGCTACTCGATGGAGACGGAGTACAACCGCCTGCTCGTCGCGCCGCACTCGATCCGGTCCGGGCTCGTGGAGCGGATCGAGCGCGAGGTCGAGCACCACGACGCCGGCCGGCCCGCCCGGGTCCGGATCAAGTGCAACTCGATCGTGGACGAGGCGACTATCGACGCGCTCTACCGCGCGTCGGCCGCCGGCGTCCCCGTCGACGTGTGGGTGCGCGGCATCTGCGCGCTGCGACCCGGCGTCCCGGGCCTGAGCGAGAACATCCGGGTCCGCAGCGTGCTCGGCCGGTTCCTGGAGCACTCGCGGGTCTTCGAGTTCGCCAACGGCGGCGAGCCCGAGGTGTGGATCGGCTCGGCGGACCTCATGCACCGCAACCTCGACCGGCGCATCGAGGTGCTGGTGCGGCTCGGCTCCACGGCGCACGCCCGCACCCTCAGCGAGCTGTTCGACCTGGCCTTCGACCCGGGCACGAGCACGTGGCACCTCGGGTCCGACGGCACGTGGACGCGGGTCCACCGGGGCGAGGACGGCGCCGCCCTGGTCGACGTCCAGGAGACGCTCATCGCCCGGCACGGGCGGCGGTCGAGCCAGGTCCCGTGA
- a CDS encoding CHAD domain-containing protein, protein MAPRVRRHVDAGPPGRGRRRPGRRPGDAHRPARAAVEPGPVSPSAEDRAARTTTSGLGQVPPAIDPAPPTPALDAAPAAPALGALPREDVEVLLPPPTPVTAGSTAGVVVRAHLRRQTAALLEADSGVPDDRDDAVHAARVAARRLRSGLRIYGDLLDDDSSARLRPELSAYAGALAPARDLEVFIAALEADTEDASGYGEVLLPWLRSRRVSAVATAAETLRSPRADALRLALVELARAPRFTAAAGRRAARVLAPRLRHADHRAERLLDPLRPGDDAAAWHSARIAAKRARYAAEVCAPALGAECRELAVLWSTLTEPLGAAQDAAIQRALVLDRVDDTTSPLSAGEAFACGVFVAQTRSRETEAHRTARHLWHESRARHRDLRRAVGG, encoded by the coding sequence GTGGCACCTCGGGTCCGACGGCACGTGGACGCGGGTCCACCGGGGCGAGGACGGCGCCGCCCTGGTCGACGTCCAGGAGACGCTCATCGCCCGGCACGGGCGGCGGTCGAGCCAGGTCCCGTGAGCCCTTCGGCGGAGGACCGCGCGGCCCGGACGACGACGTCCGGGCTCGGCCAGGTCCCGCCGGCGATCGACCCCGCTCCCCCCACGCCCGCGCTCGACGCCGCTCCGGCCGCGCCGGCCCTCGGCGCGCTCCCCCGCGAGGACGTCGAGGTGCTCCTGCCGCCGCCCACCCCCGTGACCGCCGGCTCGACCGCCGGTGTCGTGGTGCGCGCCCACCTGCGCCGGCAGACCGCGGCGCTGCTGGAGGCCGACTCCGGTGTGCCGGACGACCGAGACGACGCCGTGCACGCCGCCCGGGTGGCGGCCCGGCGCCTGCGCTCCGGGCTGCGGATCTACGGCGACCTGCTCGACGACGACAGCTCCGCGCGGCTGCGCCCGGAGCTCTCCGCGTACGCCGGGGCCCTCGCGCCCGCGCGCGACCTCGAGGTGTTCATCGCCGCGCTCGAGGCCGACACCGAGGACGCCTCCGGCTACGGCGAGGTGCTCCTGCCGTGGCTGCGCTCGCGACGGGTCTCGGCGGTCGCCACGGCGGCCGAGACCCTCCGCTCGCCGCGGGCCGACGCGCTGCGCCTCGCGCTCGTGGAGCTCGCCCGCGCACCGCGCTTCACCGCCGCCGCGGGCCGGCGCGCCGCTCGAGTGCTCGCTCCCCGGCTGCGCCACGCCGACCACCGGGCCGAGCGGCTGCTCGACCCCCTCCGCCCGGGCGACGACGCCGCCGCCTGGCACAGCGCCCGGATCGCGGCGAAGCGCGCCCGTTACGCGGCGGAGGTGTGCGCCCCCGCACTCGGCGCGGAGTGCCGCGAGCTGGCGGTGCTGTGGTCGACGCTCACCGAGCCGCTCGGCGCGGCCCAGGACGCGGCCATCCAGCGCGCCCTCGTGCTCGACCGGGTCGACGACACCACCAGCCCGCTCTCGGCCGGCGAGGCCTTCGCCTGCGGCGTCTTCGTGGCGCAGACCCGCAGCCGCGAGACGGAGGCGCACCGGACCGCCCGTCACCTCTGGCACGAGTCGCGGGCCCGCCACCGCGACCTGCGGCGGGCCGTGGGGGGCTGA
- a CDS encoding NUDIX domain-containing protein, whose product MPDLIEAAGVVLVRPGPDGPEVAVVHRPHRSDWSLPKGKLDPGERHEVAAVREALEETGALVALGPALGHRRYEVAGVPKRVRYWRATVLSQKPRDPDDEVDEVRWLRRKAALALLTSPDDHELVEAALALPDTVPTVVLRHAEATKRAAWRESGSPDADDDARRPLAPEGVEHSAALVHLLAAYDLDAVVSSDADRCRATVEPYAASRGVDVRLEHGLSEEGCEHDPASTEETVHRLLAADGAAVWCTHRPVLPIVVRTLARALDVDRRKGHMADALDPRLKPGAALVLHRTPDGVLAGVDRLDP is encoded by the coding sequence ATGCCAGACCTGATCGAGGCCGCCGGGGTGGTCCTCGTCCGGCCCGGCCCGGACGGGCCGGAGGTGGCGGTGGTGCACCGCCCGCACCGGTCGGACTGGTCGCTGCCCAAGGGCAAGCTCGACCCGGGCGAGCGCCACGAGGTCGCCGCCGTCCGCGAGGCCCTCGAGGAGACCGGCGCCCTGGTGGCGCTCGGGCCGGCCCTGGGCCACCGCCGCTACGAGGTGGCCGGCGTCCCCAAGCGGGTCCGGTACTGGCGGGCGACGGTGCTCTCGCAGAAGCCCCGCGACCCCGACGACGAGGTCGACGAGGTGCGGTGGCTGCGCCGCAAGGCGGCCCTGGCGCTGCTGACCTCCCCCGACGACCACGAGCTCGTCGAGGCCGCCCTCGCCCTGCCGGACACGGTGCCGACCGTCGTCCTGCGCCACGCCGAGGCCACCAAGCGCGCCGCCTGGCGCGAGTCCGGCTCCCCGGACGCGGACGACGACGCCCGGCGCCCGCTGGCGCCGGAGGGGGTCGAGCACTCCGCCGCGCTGGTGCACCTGCTGGCCGCCTACGACCTCGACGCGGTCGTGAGCTCGGACGCCGACCGCTGCCGGGCCACGGTCGAGCCGTACGCCGCCTCCCGCGGGGTCGACGTCCGGCTCGAGCACGGCCTGAGCGAGGAGGGGTGCGAGCACGACCCGGCCTCCACCGAGGAGACGGTGCACCGACTGCTGGCCGCCGACGGCGCCGCGGTGTGGTGCACCCACCGGCCGGTGCTCCCGATCGTGGTCCGCACGCTGGCCCGCGCGCTCGACGTCGACCGGCGCAAGGGGCACATGGCCGACGCCCTCGACCCCCGGCTCAAGCCGGGCGCGGCGCTGGTGCTGCACCGAACCCCCGACGGCGTGCTGGCCGGCGTCGACCGTCTCGACCCCTGA
- a CDS encoding MoaD/ThiS family protein, producing MSGAVAVRYWAAAKAAAGVATESYDDVADLAALLDAVRARHGASSTLATVLLRCSYLVDEVSPGARPHAEVALAPGAVVDVLPPFAGGSGPRPGTAGPADGLARA from the coding sequence GTGAGCGGCGCGGTCGCCGTCCGCTACTGGGCCGCCGCCAAGGCCGCGGCCGGCGTGGCGACGGAGTCCTACGACGACGTGGCCGACCTCGCCGCGCTGCTCGACGCGGTGCGCGCCCGGCACGGCGCGTCCTCGACGCTGGCCACGGTGCTGCTGCGCTGCTCGTACCTCGTCGACGAGGTCAGCCCCGGTGCCCGGCCCCACGCTGAGGTGGCGCTCGCGCCGGGTGCGGTGGTCGACGTCCTGCCGCCCTTCGCCGGCGGCAGCGGCCCGCGGCCGGGAACAGCCGGACCCGCCGACGGGTTGGCACGCGCGTGA
- a CDS encoding alpha/beta fold hydrolase: MPRPSRTGTVLTADGERISVAHDRAVGPAAADDDRVAFVLAHGFTGGWRRPDVRAIAGRLARAGDVVSYDSRGHGASSGLTTLGDSEVLDLDAAVGWARWLGRARVVTVGFSMGGSVVLRQAALAGARERPEAVVSVSAAGFWFYRGTPPMRLLHRAVETPLGRGVLRLGFHTRVTDQPWEEPYPLSPSESAAMIAPLPLLVVHGDRDLYFPVEHARSIVTAAAQGARERGVADRTREWIEPGVGHAESAMSDGLVDRIAAWAVDAVRAPAEGPR, from the coding sequence ATGCCCCGGCCGTCGCGCACCGGCACGGTCCTGACCGCGGACGGCGAGCGGATCTCGGTGGCGCACGACCGCGCCGTGGGGCCGGCCGCGGCCGACGACGACCGGGTCGCCTTCGTCCTCGCGCACGGCTTCACCGGCGGGTGGCGGCGTCCCGACGTGCGGGCGATCGCCGGGCGCCTCGCCCGGGCGGGCGACGTCGTCTCCTACGACAGCCGCGGCCACGGCGCGTCGTCCGGGCTCACCACCCTCGGGGACTCCGAGGTGCTCGACCTCGACGCGGCGGTGGGCTGGGCGCGGTGGCTCGGCCGGGCTCGCGTGGTGACCGTGGGCTTCTCCATGGGCGGCAGCGTGGTGCTGCGCCAGGCGGCGCTCGCCGGAGCGCGCGAGCGTCCCGAGGCGGTGGTGTCGGTCAGCGCCGCGGGCTTCTGGTTCTACCGGGGCACCCCGCCGATGCGGCTGCTGCACCGGGCGGTCGAGACCCCGCTGGGCCGGGGCGTGCTGCGGCTGGGGTTCCACACGCGGGTGACCGACCAGCCGTGGGAGGAGCCCTACCCGCTCTCGCCGTCGGAGTCGGCGGCCATGATCGCGCCGCTGCCGCTGCTCGTGGTGCACGGCGACCGCGACCTCTACTTCCCCGTGGAGCACGCCCGCTCGATCGTGACGGCGGCGGCGCAGGGGGCGCGCGAGCGCGGGGTGGCGGACCGCACGCGCGAGTGGATCGAGCCCGGCGTCGGGCACGCCGAGTCGGCGATGTCCGACGGGCTGGTCGACCGCATCGCGGCCTGGGCGGTCGACGCCGTCCGCGCGCCGGCCGAGGGCCCGCGGTGA
- a CDS encoding thioredoxin, whose translation MTGVVVVLAVLVLATAFGLWRRATDGALRPVEIPADTHDALPVPGAARGAGHAHEGDRLAADELGTALGERATLVQFSSAFCAPCRATRVVLEEVSGMVEGVVHVEVDAESHLELVRRLDVRRTPTVLVLDADGLVRVRAAGAPRKADVIAALGTVV comes from the coding sequence GTGACCGGAGTCGTCGTGGTGCTCGCCGTGCTCGTCCTCGCGACGGCGTTCGGCCTGTGGCGCCGCGCCACCGACGGCGCCCTGCGCCCGGTGGAGATCCCCGCCGACACCCACGACGCGCTGCCCGTCCCGGGCGCGGCGCGCGGTGCGGGCCACGCCCACGAGGGCGACCGGCTCGCGGCCGACGAGCTCGGCACGGCGCTGGGCGAGCGTGCCACGCTGGTGCAGTTCTCCAGCGCCTTCTGCGCCCCCTGCCGCGCGACGCGCGTGGTGCTCGAGGAGGTCTCGGGCATGGTCGAGGGCGTCGTGCACGTGGAGGTCGACGCGGAGTCGCACCTCGAGCTCGTGCGCCGCCTCGACGTGCGCCGCACCCCCACCGTCCTGGTGCTCGACGCCGACGGCCTGGTGCGGGTGCGCGCCGCCGGTGCGCCGCGCAAGGCCGACGTCATCGCGGCCCTCGGGACCGTGGTGTGA
- a CDS encoding sulfurtransferase, whose protein sequence is MSRTDVLVDADWVDAHLDDPRVVLVEADEDTAAYEKNHIRGAVRIDWRDDLQDPVRRDFVDKAQFEALLSRKGIRRDDTVVLYGGNNNWFAAYAYWYFTLYGHPDVRLLDGGRKKWELESRELVADVVDREPTTYTASEQDLSIRAFRDDVLAAIGSANIVDVRSPDEYAGRLLAPAHLPQEQSQRPGHVPTAVSVPWSKAANDDGTFRSDDELTALYTGAGLDLGRDTIAYCRIGERSAHTWFVLHELLGQQNVRNYDGSWTEYGSLVGVPVQLGDAPGDAEGGAA, encoded by the coding sequence ATGAGCCGCACCGACGTCCTCGTGGACGCGGACTGGGTCGACGCCCACCTCGACGACCCCCGAGTGGTCCTCGTCGAGGCCGACGAGGACACCGCCGCGTACGAGAAGAACCACATCCGCGGCGCCGTCCGCATCGACTGGCGCGACGACCTGCAGGACCCGGTCCGTCGCGACTTCGTCGACAAGGCGCAGTTCGAGGCCCTGCTCTCGCGCAAGGGCATCCGGCGCGACGACACCGTCGTGCTCTACGGCGGCAACAACAACTGGTTCGCCGCGTACGCGTACTGGTACTTCACCCTCTACGGGCACCCCGACGTCCGCCTGCTCGACGGCGGCCGCAAGAAGTGGGAGCTCGAGAGCCGCGAGCTCGTGGCCGACGTCGTCGACCGCGAGCCGACGACGTACACCGCCTCGGAGCAGGACCTGTCCATCCGGGCGTTCCGCGACGACGTCCTCGCCGCGATCGGCAGCGCGAACATCGTCGACGTGCGCTCGCCCGACGAGTACGCCGGCCGGCTGCTCGCGCCGGCCCACCTGCCGCAGGAGCAGTCGCAGCGGCCCGGCCACGTGCCGACCGCGGTGAGCGTGCCCTGGTCGAAGGCCGCGAACGACGACGGCACGTTCCGCTCCGACGACGAGCTGACCGCGCTCTACACCGGCGCCGGCCTCGACCTCGGCCGCGACACCATCGCCTACTGCCGCATCGGCGAGCGCTCGGCCCACACGTGGTTCGTCCTGCACGAGCTGCTCGGCCAGCAGAACGTGCGGAACTACGACGGCTCGTGGACCGAGTACGGGTCGCTCGTGGGCGTGCCCGTGCAGCTCGGCGACGCCCCCGGCGACGCCGAGGGGGGTGCGGCCTGA
- a CDS encoding cyclic nucleotide-binding domain-containing protein, translating to MSATSHMLARVDLFAELPEPVREEMASRGSTRRIPGGQPIVTQGQDDAGLQMITAGTAEVLVHGNPVRTLEEGDYFGEISLIDGQPRSATIVAGADGCQTFTVSPLLFWQILDENHGVSRLVMKGLTARLRAAEAALQEARRS from the coding sequence ATGTCCGCCACATCGCACATGCTGGCCAGGGTCGACCTGTTCGCCGAGCTGCCCGAGCCCGTCCGCGAGGAGATGGCCTCGCGCGGCTCGACCCGCCGCATCCCGGGGGGCCAGCCGATCGTGACGCAGGGCCAGGACGACGCCGGTCTCCAGATGATCACCGCCGGCACCGCCGAGGTCCTCGTGCACGGCAACCCCGTGCGCACCCTCGAGGAGGGCGACTACTTCGGCGAGATCTCCCTCATCGACGGGCAGCCCCGCTCGGCGACCATCGTCGCCGGCGCCGACGGCTGCCAGACCTTCACCGTCTCGCCGCTGCTCTTCTGGCAGATCCTCGACGAGAACCACGGCGTCTCGCGCCTGGTGATGAAGGGGCTCACCGCGCGGCTGCGCGCCGCCGAGGCGGCGCTTCAGGAGGCGCGCCGCTCCTGA
- the mshD gene encoding mycothiol synthase, with protein MLRRLADADVTDVGVLVERVTEADGIRPLSEHVTLHLRHGGDVDVRHVLGRVGDELAAYGHLDVTDLVAGASAELAVAPRFRRRGIGRLLVERLVAESPDGRLRLWAHGELSGAASLAESLGFHRSRTLHQMRRSLYAALPEPVWPDGIRLRSFLPGLDDEEWVALNAAAFTDLPDQGGWTIEDLHARMAEPWFDPEGFLVAEDEEHDGRMVGFHWTKVHGADPHHAGHEHTHAHEGEQPHEHGHDDTHHGHEPIGEVYVVGVDPAQRGRGLGRALTLAGLTHLRSLGLPDAMLYVDASNTAAIALYESLGFTHWDVDVEFAV; from the coding sequence GTGCTGCGCCGCCTCGCCGACGCCGACGTCACCGACGTCGGGGTGCTGGTCGAGCGGGTGACCGAGGCCGACGGCATCCGCCCGCTCTCCGAGCACGTCACCCTCCACCTCCGCCACGGCGGCGACGTCGACGTGCGCCACGTGCTCGGCCGGGTCGGCGACGAGCTCGCCGCCTACGGGCACCTCGACGTCACCGACCTCGTCGCGGGGGCGAGCGCCGAGCTGGCCGTGGCCCCGCGCTTCCGCCGGCGCGGCATCGGCCGGCTGCTCGTCGAGCGGCTGGTCGCGGAGTCGCCGGACGGCCGGCTGCGCCTGTGGGCCCACGGCGAGCTGAGTGGCGCCGCCTCGCTCGCCGAGTCGCTGGGCTTCCACCGCTCGCGCACGCTGCACCAGATGCGGCGCTCGCTGTACGCCGCCCTGCCCGAGCCGGTCTGGCCCGACGGGATCCGCCTGCGCTCGTTCCTGCCCGGGCTCGACGACGAGGAGTGGGTGGCGCTCAACGCCGCCGCGTTCACCGACCTGCCCGACCAGGGCGGCTGGACCATCGAGGACCTGCACGCCCGGATGGCCGAGCCGTGGTTCGACCCCGAGGGGTTCCTCGTCGCCGAGGACGAGGAGCACGACGGCCGCATGGTCGGCTTCCACTGGACCAAGGTGCACGGCGCCGACCCGCACCACGCCGGCCACGAGCACACGCACGCCCACGAGGGCGAGCAGCCGCACGAGCACGGCCACGACGACACCCACCACGGGCACGAGCCGATCGGCGAGGTGTACGTCGTCGGCGTCGACCCGGCGCAGCGCGGGCGCGGCCTCGGCCGCGCGCTCACGCTGGCCGGGCTCACCCACCTGCGCAGCCTCGGCCTGCCCGACGCGATGCTCTACGTCGACGCGTCCAACACCGCGGCGATCGCGCTCTACGAGAGCCTCGGCTTCACCCACTGGGACGTCGACGTGGAGTTCGCCGTCTGA